Part of the Debaryomyces hansenii CBS767 chromosome C complete sequence genome is shown below.
GTTTAAATTTTCCGATTCCTCTTCATCACTGAAATCACTACCCAAATCGGCTAGTAACTCTCTCTCGTAATCTTCCATGTTTATCTAATGTAAATAAGAAAGTTGGTTTACATTATATGGAATTCTTTGTGTAATGAATGCGATGATGTTTTTTCGTACTTAAAATTGTACCCATCAAGATGAgatgaaatatatacaGAGTTATTCCATTTATCACAATTAAAATAGACAGATATGACTTTTGAAGTGAATACTTCGGTTCTTAGTCGAGTAGATGGGTCAGCCGAGTTGTCTGTAGGAACAACCAAAGTAATAACATCCGTAACAGGACCTATAGAACCAAAAATAAGACAAGAGTTACCTAATTTGGCTAGTTTAGAAATCATAGTTAGGCCATCGTTAGGCGTCTCAACTACAAGAGAAAAGGCATTGGAAGACAAGTTGAGATCAATCTTACaatcaataattataaGGTATAAATATCCAAGacaattaattcaaatagtggtgcaatttttgataacagaaaataatattaacgATAACGGTTCCAATCAACATAATAAAGATTTCACTCTGACTGAGCTTAATGCAGCTATAAATTGTTGTTATTTTGCCTTGATAGATGCTAATATAGCGttatataattcattttcgtcGACATCAATATGCATACCATTGGATacaaagaaagagaattatattttcaatccTAATATGAACGACTTGATTGTGTCCGAGTCACACCATGTCATATGTTTTTCGATTAAAGACAGTAAGGCAGCGAACTTGTTGTTATTAGAATCGCATGGTAAGTTTTCAGAAGATCAACTACTTCTCGCTATTAGAAAAGCAGGTGATGAATGTGAGTCGATTCATAATACGTACCAAAGAAAATGTATTGCAAATAAGGTGGagaatgattttatttggAAGTCATAAATTACAAGTTACGTCAAACGCTATCataaatacattattaaataaagatTGTATACACATATATacattgaaatatatagatataatcAATACAAGGTAGCTAGAGGATCTAATCGATTATGATTATTACccaataaattaatttcgCCTTGGTGGAATTTGTTGTTCGGATTCAACTTATGCTTAAATGTGAAaccaataaaattattattcgcctttttattatttgcattgTCTAATAATTGTTCATTATGTTCCTGTCTTGCAAAAACATCTTTGTACTTTTGCAtactttcttcatcttcaaagTCATCAAAATAACCagcatcttcttcattatctaacTGTGGGGTGAATGGAGGTGTTTTTTCCCTTAATTTATTCCAATCACTTATATCGTTGAAATAAGACATAACTTGAATTTGcttaaaattttttaatctAGAAGAGGGTGACGCAATTAACTTGACAATTAACTGCCAGGTTCTGTCACTAAACACATAACGGCCATCCTTGGTTTGAGGCCTTCTTAAAGCGgttttccaattcttcaaattgtAATATGTTTCATCTTGTTTAGAACCTGAAAATGGTGGATAACCACATAAACTTTCGAATAACATACAACCTAAGGACCAGTAATCGATAGTATAATCATAGTTCTTACCTTCGAGAACTTCCAATGCCATGTAATCAGGGGAACCTACAATAGAATTAGCCAAGTTATGGTGTCCTTGGGACCTTTTAAAAATCTTTTGTCTTTCGATCATTAGCTTGGATGGTACTTTGTAATCATCTAAATCCTGTAAGTTCTGCAACTTTAATCTCATACTTTCGATTCTTTCATTAGAGACGTTGCCCGCAGCTAATCCAAAATCAGTTAACTTTATATGGCCCTTAgaatcaattaaaaaattttctgGCTTCAAGTCCCTATGGGTAAAACCTAATTCATGCAACGAGTTCACTGCCATAAACATTTCACTGATATAAAATCTTGCGTGCGGAGGGATTAAATATCCCGTGTTGTTTAACAAAGTTCTGAAATCACCACCTGGGACAAATTCCATTGCCAAAAAGACCTTTTCGGGGTCTTGGAACGCATATAAAAGCTTAACCAACCATTCACTTCTTGTATTGGTCAAAATATCTCTCTCCGTTAAAACATGCTTAGTTTCAtccaattttaataatagcTTTTTGTTTAATATCTTTAAAGCACAAATCTCTCTTGTATCCTTCTTTCTGGCAAGAAACACCTGTCCGTAACCACCCTGACCAACCTGGGTGATCATCTGAAAATCCTTATGTTTAGGCTTTAATCTCCTCTTTCTTAACAAAGCCCTTTCTCTCCCAACGTAGTTCTTCCATTCTAACTGCTGCCTCTGCGCATTTCCGCTAAAATTAGGATCGTTCATCAATTTCTGTTCCACAAGCTTGGTCCTATCCCGCCTGTTAATAACATAATCAAACATTTCACAATAGTAATCTAAAAAGTAAAGTTGTGCAACAGATGCCAACCTCTTGGTCTTTGCATTTTGGGTTTTTATCTCATGAGTATGCGTGGTATGATTCAACTTTGGGAGcttaaaatcattataatcCATATTGGAATTTACTCCCTGTGGAAACCTAGACCGTGCTAGCTGTTGTTGAGGCGAGTTATGTAGAATCGACTTCGTTGGTGAGTTACCAGGtgtaatattttctttgtttaaGTTTGTATATTGTGATTTTGAGTCAATATCCATGTCACTCATCGACACATTCTCCATCGAGTGGGAAATGTCCGAAATATCTTGTAAATCTTGCTTGGATGATCTGAAAAATGCCATTTTTACCAGCTCCTGACCATCTACTGAAAAAGAATCAACGGTTTAATGTGTTTTTCAATATACTTGACTTAATGTGTAGAACAAACCTAATGATTGTGGAATGTTTACAAACTGACTGTTTCAGGAATTCAACGTGCGAAAACCATTCTATTTGGGGGCAATGGGCCAATTCCACCCAAACTCAACCTCTTGGTACTAATGTCCCGATCAACAACACTTGAACATTGCGAAAGGTGTTGCTTGCGATACACTAGGCGCAGAGAGATGATGATTGCAAATTCCTGCCCACCTGTGGGACTGGAACCCATATTTAGTGTAGTTTACCCATTTTTGCGTGCGTTTGCGGACCTGAATGCGGGTCGGCATTCAAGGAGTGCTAGCCGACTCAAGTCGGACTTTATGTCTGTTAGCAAACTACGTGCGGTGCAAGTCCATATTTAGCAGTTGTGGGGGCTAATGTGCATGAGCGAGCTGTGAGAGATGAATATCCTTCCAACCGAGATGTAGTTAGACGGGTGAGGTGGAACAGCTCTTAGAGGCAACCAAATTACACCCGTATTTTAAACAACGGATTAAGTCCGAAGACCATATGTTGGAGACCATATACATTTGGTATCTCTTCTCAAGCAATCTTGACAAACAATTGACAATACCCAAAGACATTGACAACCTGGAACTCTTCTTTTGCACTTTTCTCCGGCCCTTCCCATTCACTATGTCCGATACCCCTGCTATTGTCGCAAAAAGTTGGGTTTTTCGGGCTTGTGTCGAGGGTCCCACAGGACCCATTGGAACCTGTGAATACGACTTTGAAGCCAGTTGTGGAAATCTTGTCACTAGGCATCGTCCTTTTACGAACTTTCACtgatttatcatcatttccAAGAATTTTTATTGCTCCAGACCGTCACACATCATGTAGTCCAATAAAACACGTCGTTATGCGTCTGTTGGGCATCTCATACCAGTTTAAGCTCTCGATGAATGCTGAACCGGCTATAAGCCGACTCCCGTGCCTAATGGCAGTCGCTCTTATTGGCTGCGATTGTGCGGCTTTTATTGTTCGCATTTTATTGTTCGCCCTCATCTTTCTCGTCAATCGCGCCTATTCTACACCACTTCATCACTGGGAAGGCCAGCATCGATGAATTTTACCTTCATATATTTCCTTATATTCTACCGGTTACCGTTCAACATCTACCAGTTCTCATCAACCCATAGTTTCATAGTAGACTAAGGAGATGTGCGCAATACACTCGGTGTTAAGGTAATTGCTTATATTGCGAAAAAGCACAATCGGATGTCGGACTTTTGGTACTAATTGTGCAAACGGTTAGATGCCTTAGAATGGTCAATCTGCCCCacaaattataaaatttttctgGTTTTTTTCGTGGTTATTCTCCCGCATCCATCACTTTATTTTATTCGGTTAGTATTTGGTGTCCTGATGTGGTAGTGTCGATTGTAGACTCGCTTTGTCCAAGACCCTTATTGTATGTGGGACTTGCCAGATTTGAGTTCGTGTCTTTTGCAAGATCCCCGCTGAAATGAGGTTTGTAGAAGAGTATCGgcattaaaaaaaaagttgTTGAGTGAGCATGTTTGAATTGTGGGGCTGACTatataaaagaaaagaatattcttcgaaaatttaaattttagAACATCATCAACTATTTTAATTGAATCGGTTAATTCAGTAAACGAATAAactaatttcttctttggcAGAGTATTACTATTTGATACTAAAAGCTTGCTTAATTAGATCtaactttaataaaatCGGATTCTagtgaataattttgaattatatcacatttttcaaccaatATTGCTTATACTGATACGagattattgaataatttccATACTTATATCATAAAATGAGTGACTTAGaacagcaacagcagcaaGAGCATGATCACCACTTCGTTGTAAATCGCGAAGGGTCTAAGAGTGAAGCAAGTACACACCATAAAGACAATAATATTACTGAAATTGTTGCGGATGGAGAATATATCCAATTTGGTAACGAAAGGTATCGTCGTGATGAGTTGGTTGAAGCATTCGGTGGTACCATGAATCCTGGTTTAGGACCACCACCAAAGCACAACTTGGCTAACCCTGCACCATTA
Proteins encoded:
- a CDS encoding DEHA2C07766p (similar to uniprot|P53256 Saccharomyces cerevisiae YGR095c RRP46 Ribosomal RNA Processing); amino-acid sequence: MTFEVNTSVLSRVDGSAELSVGTTKVITSVTGPIEPKIRQELPNLASLEIIVRPSLGVSTTREKALEDKLRSILQSIIIRYKYPRQLIQIVVQFLITENNINDNGSNQHNKDFTSTELNAAINCCYFALIDANIALYNSFSSTSICIPLDTKKENYIFNPNMNDLIVSESHHVICFSIKDSKAANLLLLESHGKFSEDQLLLAIRKAGDECESIHNTYQRKCIANKVENDFIWKS
- a CDS encoding DEHA2C07788p (similar to uniprot|P22204 Saccharomyces cerevisiae YGR092w DBF2 ser/thrprotein kinase related to DBF20P), whose protein sequence is MAFFRSSKQDLQDISDISHSMENVSMSDMDIDSKSQYTNLNKENITPGNSPTKSILHNSPQQQLARSRFPQGVNSNMDYNDFKLPKLNHTTHTHEIKTQNAKTKRLASVAQLYFLDYYCEMFDYVINRRDRTKLVEQKLMNDPNFSGNAQRQQLEWKNYVGRERALLRKRRLKPKHKDFQMITQVGQGGYGQVFLARKKDTREICALKILNKKLLLKLDETKHVLTERDILTNTRSEWLVKLLYAFQDPEKVFLAMEFVPGGDFRTLLNNTGYLIPPHARFYISEMFMAVNSLHELGFTHRDLKPENFLIDSKGHIKLTDFGLAAGNVSNERIESMRLKLQNLQDLDDYKVPSKLMIERQKIFKRSQGHHNLANSIVGSPDYMALEVLEGKNYDYTIDYWSLGCMLFESLCGYPPFSGSKQDETYYNLKNWKTALRRPQTKDGRYVFSDRTWQLIVKLIASPSSRLKNFKQIQVMSYFNDISDWNKLREKTPPFTPQLDNEEDAGYFDDFEDEESMQKYKDVFARQEHNEQLLDNANNKKANNNFIGFTFKHKLNPNNKFHQGEINLLGNNHNRLDPLATLY